From Candidatus Poribacteria bacterium:
CATTGCCGTGGTCATCGGTGTGCCACAGATTATCGTCGCAACGCAGGGAAAAAATCAACGCGCACAAGACGAAAAAATTGAAGCACAGCAAAAACAGATCGAAGCCTTGCAGCTGGAGATGGAAAGGCACCAACAAGAACGCATGAGTGCTTAAACTTCATCATCAACTACGACATCAAATACTGGATGGTTGGGAAATGAATGAAATTGGATGGTCGAAACCCTACTAGCGGGAATAATTATCGCGATTACCTAATTGGAATACTTGCCGACCACGAGGAAGCGGTTGCCTATCTCGAAATCTCTCAAGAAGAATATCAGAAGGACGGTGACACCGTCGCATTTTTGTTAGCACTCCAAAGCATCACTGAAGCGCAAGTGGAGAACAACGAACTCCTTTCCCAAGTCTATCTATTGAGTGGCAGAGTCCACCACTCACGAGGGGAGCATGACTGGGCGATTGAAGACTATAACACAGTGATAGAAACGAATCCCAATAATGTTGAAGCCTATACCCGTCGTGGCATAGCTTGCTACCACAAAGGTGAGCATGACCGTGCCATTGAAGACCTTACCAAAGCGATAGAATTGAAACCCAATTATGCCGGTCTTATTACGATCGAAGTGTAGCTTAAATGTCTCAATGAGATCGCCTTAAAACGGTTTAAGAAAGTAATTAGAGTGGCAAGAGAAAGAATCACCCACCTAAAGAGGTAGACTCAAGAGAAGTGAGGTTAAACGAGTAGTAGAGAGGGGTGTCCATGGCAAGCGCGACGGTGGAGAGACAGAGCAGACGCGCCAGCCCAAAAGAGGATAAATCATGGCAGACTATACCCCCAGTGCGGGAAACGTTTTTAAGGATTTGGGGCTTCCTTCACCCAATGAAAGGTTGGCAAAAGCCAAACTGGCATATAAGATCAACCGCTTGATTGCCGATCAGGAAATGACTCAAAAGGACGCTGCACATTTTTTGGGAATAAGTCGATCGAAGATGACCGCCCTGAGAAACGGCCGACTGAAGAACTTTACCATTAACCATCTAGCTTCTCTGTTTAGAAGCGTGAATTCAGATTTGCAGAAACAACAGGGTCAGTGAAGCGAACGTAGGAAATTATGCAATCAGATCGCTATAATGACAATGTTTTTCTCAATTGTCCATTTGATTCGGATTATAAGCAGTTGTTTGATGCAATGGTGTTTGCGGTACATGATTGCGGTTTTATTGCCCGTTGTGCTCTTGAAGAGGAGGACGCAAGTCAAGTTCGGATCGATAAAATTTATAACATCATCGCGGACTGCCGTTATGGAATTCATGACATATCGAGAACGGAATTAGACGAAGTTTCAGGTTTACCTCGATTTAACATGCCTTTGGAATTGGGGGTTTTTCTTGGGGCAAAGAAATTTGGTATAGACAAACAAAAAAGGAAAAATTGCCTTATACTGGATAAAGCACAGTATCGGTATCAAGAGTTTATCTCAGATATCGCCGGGCAAGATATTCAAGCTCATAACAACAGTCCTGAAGGAATTATAACAGTCGTACGGAATTGGATTCGCACTGCATCGAAACGTCAGACAATTCCAAGTGGAAGCATCATTTGGGGACGTTACCAAGAGTTTATGGAGGATTTGCCTCAGCTGGCTCAAGAGCATCAACTAAAGGTTGACCAGTTAATTTTTAATGATTATACTTTGGTGATTACGAGATGGTTGAGGACTAGACGAATCGCTTATCGCAACATGGTTCAAGGAGGTAATTAGAATGGCAAGAGAAAGAACCGTCAAAGACACCCCCAAACGAGGGAAGCTTACAGAACGCCAAGTCCAACGGGCAGTAGAGAAGGTTATTTATGCTAGACTCGGTGGTGTAGAGGCGGCACAGACACGCCATGTGACTACCATCAAGGTCGGGCGCGATACTAAGACAGGCAGGTTTATAAGTTGTAAGGAAGCTAAACGCCGTAAGAAAACGGCAGCGGTTGAAACTATTAAAATACCTAAAAAAAAGAAATAGTTTCCCTTTTAGGAGCTACGCACTTCAGATTATAGTTGTCCGATGCTAGTTCTATTGTTTTCGTAGGGGCAACCCCCCGATAGCTCGGGATTAAGAAACTTGTGGTTGCCTTTCCTTACTATAGTTCTAGGATCAACGAGCCATCCCCGGTCCCGCAACACACCGGGTATCTGAAAGGAGCACACTACGGATGTCGAAAGAAACGATTGAAGGCATCACCAAGATAGCCGTGAGCGGTTTTAAATCGATAGCGGAAGAGTGTGCAATCGACATCCGTCCGCTAACGATCCTTGCCGGCGCGAATAGCTCCGGGAAATCGAGCATCATGCAACCGTTATTGATGCTCAAGCAGACGCTGGAGGCACCATACGATCCGGGACCGCTTTTGCTTGATGGACCGAACGCCCAATTTACATTGGCAGAGCAATTTTTGTCCAAGTTAGTCAGCGAAGAAAGAGCAGATCATTTTCAGATTCGGATTGATATTACTAGCATGGCCGAGGATTTTTCGACAGCAGTCACTTTCAGAAAGGGGCAAAGCGGAATTGAACTTGTCGAAATGACGAAAAAAGCCAGCAAGTATCACGAGGATATGACCTTGTATCCTAAGATGCCGCCTGAAGAACTCGAGTCGTTGGTTAACCGAAACTTGATGCCCGCGGGTTTTGATGCCGTGAAGCGTTCACGATGTTTTGTCCGTTTTGAGACTCAAGATGGCCATATGTCCCAGAGCATAATCTATAAACTTGAGACTCATATTTTCAACAGCATTCATCTCCCCGGATTGCGAGGTAATCTAGAACGCACCTACAAACCTGCCAGCACCGGCCCACAGTACCCCGGTACGTTTGAGAATTACGCTGCAAGCATCATTCACGAGTGGCAGGAAACGAGGGATGAACGTCTAGGAATGTTATCTGATTCCCTTTATGCACTTGGACTGACAGGACAAGTCGGCACCAAAAAAATCGGCGACACCCGCATCGAACTTCAAGTCGGTCGTCTTCCTCTCCCCCCCGCTAGCGGGGGGGAAGGGGGGGGTACGGACATGGTCAGCATTGCCGATGTGGGATTCGGTGTATCCCAGGTCCTGCCCGTTTTAGTCGCCCTAATGGTAGCGGAACCGGGGCAGTTGGTCTATCTCGAACAACCGGAGCTGCACCTCCATCCCCGCGCACAGGTCGCATTGGCGCAAGTCTTAGCAGCGGCGGCGAAACGTGGCGTCCGTGTCGTTGCAGAAACACACAGTTCGCTGCTGCTTCTTGCGATTCAAACGCTTGTTGCCGAAGGCAGCCTCTCGCCGGAGTTGGTGAAGCTGCACTGGTTCACACGGGGTGAAAATGGTGCCACCAAAATCGACACCGCCGATCTGGACGAGGTGGGTGCTTACGGGGATTGGCCCGAAGACTTTGATGATGTCGATCTGAAGGCGCAGAGCCGTTATCTTAACGCCGTAGACAGAATTGCATTTGGCAAAACGGAGGCATCGTGAGGGAGGCAGATTCAAAACGATTGGTTATTGATACCGATGTTGCCCAAGCCTCCGGTAGCGAGGAGGCAATCCATCCGCGAGCCAAACATTGTCGTGATTTTCTACAGGAGGTATTGTCGCTAAGTCACAGCGTTGTAATGACACCGGAAATTAGTAATGAATGGAAAAGGCATCGATCCAGCTTTGCGCGTCGTTGGAGGGTGTCGATGGATGCGCGCAAAAAAGTGTATCGTGTCAATGCTCCGGCAGACGAAGAACTTTACGACAAAATTAAACAGACAGGGACCAACCTAGAAGAAAGCGAAGATATGCAAAAAGATTTTCACCTGCTGGAAACGGCAAGGGCAACCGACCAGACCGTTGTTTCGCTTGATGAAACCGTACGGGGGCTTTTCGCTCGCGCCGCTCAACGTGTTGGTGAGATCCGAGACATCGTTTGGGTGAATCCTGAACGTACAGAAGAAGAGAAACCGCTTGTTTGGCTCCAAAACGGTGCACCACCGGAAGATCATCGCAAACTCCGCGCTTGGCGAATTGTTTAGCTCGGTGCAGCACCTGTATGAGACCCAGAAGTGACACATCCAATTGAACGCATCACACAAAAGGATCCCAATTACCCGGCGCAGCTGAAAGGATATTTGAGCACAGATGCCCCAGAAACTATCTGGGCGCAGGGGAATATCGCTCTCTTGACGGATCGGGAGGCTCACCTAAACGGAAACCTCTGGGCACTGTTTTGTTCTAGTAGGTGTCCCGGTCAGGTTATCTTGAAATCGCACGAATTGGCTCAACAATTCCGGGCATCAGGGAGGCCCACCATCGGGGGGTATCATTCACCAATTGAAAAAGAATGCCTTCGCGTCCTACTACGGGGCTCACAACCGATTATCCTATGCCCCGCCCGGAGTATCGAAAACATGCGACTGAACCCAGCGTGGAAAGAGGGGTTAGCCGAGGGACGTCTGTTACTCCTGTCTATCTTTGATAGTAAACATCGGCGATCGACCGCAGGGTTGGCGAACCAACGCAACGCATTTGTTGCAGCACTTGCGGACAAGATATGTATCGCCCACGCCTCGGAGGGTAGCAAGACGCTGCAATTCGCGCATCAGATATCGGAATGGGGCAAACCCCTTTTCACCTTCGACACATTGGCAAACAGACCGCTTTTTCAATGCGGAGCGCAGCGGATAGAGGATTTTTGTACCTGAAACATATAGGACTTTCGCACATGGTCAAAAAATAGGTTATAATAACCCAAATTGCTAGAGCATATTGACCTTTATGTGGAATCTTACCCATAAATCGAGGCTAATATAGCAGGTTAGCAAACCTTAATCGAGGTTAATACGGCATCAGCAAACCTTAATCGATGCTAATATGGCAGGTCAGTAAACCGTTCACAGGCAGCCGCTATAGCATAGCACACTTATGTAATACCACTGAAGTATAGTGGCCATCGGGATTCTCGGCACACCCGACAATCTATGAATACCCGTATAGGGCATTGAAAATATTTTTTTCACCTGTCAGTGCCCTGCCAAATCTCCGAATCGTGCCAGTGGAGCATTAAAACGGAACCGAGTACCGGGACTAGCCGAAAGGGTTGGATTTTACCGTTCAACTGCGTAGGTCCTAGGTTTATTGAACAAATTGTTTTCACGTTTTACGTTTCACGCATCATGTTTAATGTAATCGGAAAGGTCTCAGATGAAAGCGTGGCGTTTTTATGGATTTAACGATATGCGGTTGGACGAGGTACCTGACCCAGTTCGGCGTGCAGGGCATGTGATCGCAGAGATTCTCTGTGTGCAACCCTCTGTCACCGAAGCACAACTGGCTTACGGGGTTCCGACCCTCGCCTA
This genomic window contains:
- a CDS encoding tetratricopeptide repeat protein, which gives rise to MKLDGRNPTSGNNYRDYLIGILADHEEAVAYLEISQEEYQKDGDTVAFLLALQSITEAQVENNELLSQVYLLSGRVHHSRGEHDWAIEDYNTVIETNPNNVEAYTRRGIACYHKGEHDRAIEDLTKAIELKPNYAGLITIEV
- a CDS encoding DNA-processing protein DprA, translating into MTHPIERITQKDPNYPAQLKGYLSTDAPETIWAQGNIALLTDREAHLNGNLWALFCSSRCPGQVILKSHELAQQFRASGRPTIGGYHSPIEKECLRVLLRGSQPIILCPARSIENMRLNPAWKEGLAEGRLLLLSIFDSKHRRSTAGLANQRNAFVAALADKICIAHASEGSKTLQFAHQISEWGKPLFTFDTLANRPLFQCGAQRIEDFCT
- a CDS encoding AAA family ATPase, giving the protein MSKETIEGITKIAVSGFKSIAEECAIDIRPLTILAGANSSGKSSIMQPLLMLKQTLEAPYDPGPLLLDGPNAQFTLAEQFLSKLVSEERADHFQIRIDITSMAEDFSTAVTFRKGQSGIELVEMTKKASKYHEDMTLYPKMPPEELESLVNRNLMPAGFDAVKRSRCFVRFETQDGHMSQSIIYKLETHIFNSIHLPGLRGNLERTYKPASTGPQYPGTFENYAASIIHEWQETRDERLGMLSDSLYALGLTGQVGTKKIGDTRIELQVGRLPLPPASGGEGGGTDMVSIADVGFGVSQVLPVLVALMVAEPGQLVYLEQPELHLHPRAQVALAQVLAAAAKRGVRVVAETHSSLLLLAIQTLVAEGSLSPELVKLHWFTRGENGATKIDTADLDEVGAYGDWPEDFDDVDLKAQSRYLNAVDRIAFGKTEAS
- a CDS encoding XRE family transcriptional regulator, coding for MADYTPSAGNVFKDLGLPSPNERLAKAKLAYKINRLIADQEMTQKDAAHFLGISRSKMTALRNGRLKNFTINHLASLFRSVNSDLQKQQGQ